In Zingiber officinale cultivar Zhangliang chromosome 1A, Zo_v1.1, whole genome shotgun sequence, a genomic segment contains:
- the LOC122007191 gene encoding uncharacterized protein LOC122007191 produces the protein MGRALTNVEVAGRIIKWAIELGEYDIQYQPRTAIKAQALADFLTEVHQTSSEETWKIYVDGSANHHGSGVGVLVISPQGDILQLAVRLNFRVTNNEAEYEALLAGLQVARYVGVARVIIYSDSQLVTQQVTGNFVINCDKLQMYREAYEKMKAEFTEVTVTKIPRSENERADELAKMTSSLTTWVLDRSTAQTFLIAQIDLQNNAEATIDWRTPMINYLRQGILPTDPEESRLIRKQVHAYVMIGDQLYKRSFSRPLLKCLGVEEADQTLREIHLGCCGNHVGGRILSRKVLLAGYFWHTLQRDAHKLVNTCLSCQKHQNLTHRPTTLLRTSIVSCPFDQWGMDIVRPFPMAPGQRHFLLVVVDYFSKWVEAEALARIIEDAVIQFLWKNILCKFGIPHKLVSDNGRQFQGQRIQAWCKGFGITQAFTSVAYPQSNGQTEIINREIVRGLKVKLDYVRGNWVEELPSILWAYRTTPRESTGLTPFHLVYGNETVVPIEIGVPSVRRTLYDEENTERRLVELDLISETRD, from the coding sequence ATGGGAAGAGCGCTGACTAATGTAGAAGTTGCGGGTCGGATTATCAAATGGGCCATagagttgggagaatatgacatacaatatcagccgCGCACCGCTATTAAGGCACAGGCCTTGGCAGATTTCTTAACAGAAGTACATCAAACCAGCTCTGAAGAAACATGGAAGATCTATGTGGATGGGTCTGCTAATCATCATGGAAGCGGGGTCGGGGTCTTGGTAATATCTCCTCAAGGAGATATACTCCAATTGGCGGTTCGATTGAATTTCCGAGTcacaaacaacgaagcagagtacgAGGCTTTGTTGGCCGGACTGCAAGTAGCCAGGTACGTAGGGGTCGCCCGGGTAATCatttattcagattcccagttagTGACTCAGCAAGTTACCGGCAACTTTGtgataaattgtgataaattaCAAATGTATCGggaagcttatgagaagatgaaggcaGAATTTACAGAGGTCACTGTAACCAAGATACCTAGGTCGGAGAATGAGCGGGCAGACGAGTTAGCAAAGATGACCAGTTCCTTAACTACTTGGGTGCTAGATCGGTCAACGGCACAAACTTTTCTGATAGCCCAGATAGATCTACAAAATAATGCagaagcaactattgattggcggACACCCATGATCAATTATCTCAGGCAGGGTATCTTACCAACCGATCCAGAGGAGTCACGGCTAATTAGGAAGCAAGTGCATGCTTATGTAATGATTggagatcagctctacaagaggtcATTCTCTCGACCTTTACTTAAATGCTTGGGAGTAGAGGAAGCAGACCAGACCTTGCGAGAAATACACCTGGGATGCTGTGGCAATCATGTAGGTGGTCGGATATTATCTCGCAAGGTGCTCCTGGCTGGATATTTCTGGCATACTTTACAGAGGGATGCTCACAAGTTGGTGAACACATGCTtgtcttgccagaaacatcaaaactTGACACATCGACCTACGACCCTGTTGAGAACGTCTATAGTTTCCtgcccttttgatcaatggggcatggatatcgtgagACCATTTCCGATGGCGCCAGGTCAGAGGCATTTCTTATTAGTGGTAGtggactatttctctaaatgggtagaagcagaagcttTGGCTCGAATCATAGAAGATGCCGTCATTCAATTCCTATGGAAGAACATTCTTTGCAAATTTGGTATTCCTCACAAGTTGGTGTCtgacaatggaaggcaatttcaaggacaaAGAATTCAGGCCTGGTGCAAGGGATTTGGCATAACGCAAGCCTTTACTTCAGTAGCCTAtccgcaaagcaatggtcagaccgagATAATCAACAGAGAAATAGTACGAGGTCTGAAGGTCAAGCTAGATTATGTCAGAGGCAATTGGGTGGAAGAGTTGCCAAGCATTCTGTGGGCCTATCGTACAACACCCCGGGAAAGCACAGGTCTGACACCATTCCACTTGGTTTATGGCAATGAAACAGTGGTACCCATAGAAATTGGAGTGCCATCAGTCAGAAGGACATTATATGATGAAGAAAACACAGAGCGAAGGTTGGTTGAGCTAGATCTTATTAGCGAGACCCGGGACTGA
- the LOC122012597 gene encoding RING-H2 finger protein ATL80-like: MPPAMAILQLNSGLPPAAEAPVPLSLDSDLAVILAALLCALICVVGLALVARCAWLRHLAAGPPPVPPIKGLNKKALRALPKVSYGAEAAAGGLLLECPICLAEFVKGDEIRLLPQCGHGFHVNCADTWLSAHSSCPSCRRVLVVATFPPSRCQRFGEMSGNGAALPSAVALEEVAKAREDRRHNRSFLP; encoded by the coding sequence ATGCCTCCGGCGATGGCAATTCTGCAGTTGAACTCCGGCCTCCCCCCGGCTGCGGAGGCTCCCGTTCCGCTCTCGCTAGACTCCGATCTAGCGGTCATCCTGGCGGCCCTACTTTGCGCCCTTATCTGCGTCGTCGGCCTCGCGCTGGTAGCTCGCTGCGCGTGGCTCCGGCACTTAGCCGCCGGGCCCCCTCCTGTGCCGCCAATCAAGGGTCTCAATAAGAAAGCCCTTCGGGCGCTGCCCAAAGTGTCGTACGGCGCCGAGGCGGCCGCTGGTGGGCTCCTCTTGGAATGCCCCATCTGCCTCGCCGAGTTCGTCAAGGGTGACGAGATTCGCCTTCTGCCGCAGTGCGGGCATGGGTTTCACGTAAACTGCGCCGACACATGGCTCTCGGCGCACTCGAGCTGCCCCTCCTGCCGTCGCGTGCTAGTCGTTGCCACCTTCCCGCCCTCACGGTGCCAGAGGTTCGGGGAGATGTCGGGGAATGGGGCTGCTTTGCCATCTGCAGTGGCATTGGAGGAAGTTGCCAAGGCTAGAGAGGACCGCCGCCACAATAGGTCGTTCCTCCcctga